In the Quercus lobata isolate SW786 chromosome 5, ValleyOak3.0 Primary Assembly, whole genome shotgun sequence genome, one interval contains:
- the LOC115990065 gene encoding protein TIFY 5A-like, with product MKRNCNLELCLVPYSASLPSNDSGDDHQPMMEERRGSPQQNQQPQQLTIFYNGKICVSDVTEFQARSILLLATREMEERLKTPTGSDLSSPTLQTEQYSPSTGLSMKRSLQRFLQKRKNRIQATSPY from the exons ATGAAGAGGAACTGCAATTTGGAACTTTGCCTTGTTCCCTACTCTGCCTCTCTTCCTTCCAATGATTCAGGCGACGACCACCAGCCAAt GATGGAAGAGCGAAGAGGAAGCCCACAACAGAACCAGCAACCGCAACAGCTGACTATTTTTTACAATGGCAAGATTTGCGTTTCTGATGTTACTGAGTTTCAG GCTAGGTCCATCTTATTGCTTGCTACGAGAGAAATGGAGGAAAGACTGAAAACTCCAACGGGGTCAGATCTATCTTCACCAACACTGCAAACTGAGCAATATAGCCCTAGTACTGGTCTTTCCATGAAGAGGTCACTACAAAGGTTTCTCCAGAAGAGAAAGAATCGGATCCAAGCAACATCGCCATATTGA